The Chryseobacterium sp. 52 genome includes a region encoding these proteins:
- a CDS encoding glutamine--tRNA ligase/YqeY domain fusion protein, protein MEEEKKSLNFIEQIIEDDLANGLNKDQIRFRFPPEPNGYLHIGHTKAICINFGLGEKYNAPVNLRFDDTNPEKEEQEFVDSIKKDVEWLGFKWDKELYASDYFQQLYEWAVQMIKEGKAYVDEQPSEVITEQRKNPAEPGIESPYRNRPVEESLDLFERMKNGEFEEGTMSLRAQIDMVSPNMNLRDPVMYRILKRPHHRTGTAWKIYPMYDWAHGESDYLEQVSHSLCSLEFENHRPLYNWYLDQVYDESKVAPKQREFARMNVSYMITSKRKLQRLVAENAVTGWDDPRMPTISGMRRKGFTPTAIKNFIEKVGVAKRENLIEIQLLDFCVREDLNKVAKRVMAVVDPVKLVIENYPEGKEEWLETENNPEQENAGTREVPFSRELYIEREDFKEEANNKFFRLKLGGEVRLKSAYIIKAERVEKDENGEITTIYATYDEKSKSGSGTEESLRKVKGTLHWVSATHAIPVDVRIYDKLFTVEQPDAEKDVDFLNFINPDSVTIIHGFAEPGLKEVAIGEPLQFQRIGYFTKDQDSTDSKLVFNRTVTLKDSFKPE, encoded by the coding sequence ATGGAAGAAGAAAAAAAATCACTCAATTTTATTGAGCAAATTATTGAAGATGATCTGGCAAACGGTTTGAATAAAGATCAGATCCGTTTCCGTTTTCCCCCTGAACCGAACGGATACCTGCACATAGGGCATACAAAAGCCATCTGCATCAACTTTGGTCTGGGCGAAAAATACAACGCTCCTGTAAACCTTCGTTTTGACGATACAAACCCTGAAAAAGAAGAGCAGGAATTTGTAGATTCTATCAAGAAAGACGTTGAATGGCTGGGTTTCAAATGGGACAAAGAGCTGTATGCATCCGATTACTTCCAGCAGCTGTATGAATGGGCTGTACAGATGATCAAAGAAGGAAAAGCTTACGTAGATGAGCAGCCGTCTGAAGTGATTACAGAACAGAGAAAGAACCCTGCAGAACCGGGAATTGAGTCGCCGTACAGAAACCGTCCGGTAGAAGAATCTCTTGACCTTTTCGAAAGAATGAAGAACGGAGAGTTTGAAGAAGGGACAATGTCTCTTCGTGCTCAGATTGATATGGTTTCCCCCAATATGAATCTGCGTGATCCTGTAATGTACAGAATCCTGAAAAGACCTCACCACAGAACCGGTACAGCATGGAAAATTTATCCGATGTATGACTGGGCACATGGTGAATCTGATTATCTGGAGCAGGTATCTCACTCATTATGTTCATTGGAATTTGAAAACCACAGACCTCTTTATAACTGGTATCTGGATCAGGTATACGACGAATCTAAAGTAGCACCTAAGCAAAGAGAGTTCGCGAGAATGAATGTTTCTTATATGATCACTTCCAAAAGAAAACTGCAAAGGCTTGTTGCCGAAAATGCAGTGACAGGTTGGGATGATCCTAGAATGCCTACCATCTCAGGAATGAGAAGAAAAGGATTCACTCCTACAGCGATCAAAAACTTCATTGAAAAAGTAGGCGTTGCAAAAAGAGAAAATCTGATTGAGATTCAATTACTGGATTTCTGTGTGCGTGAAGATCTGAACAAGGTTGCGAAACGGGTCATGGCAGTTGTAGATCCAGTGAAATTAGTTATTGAAAATTATCCTGAAGGCAAGGAAGAATGGCTTGAAACTGAAAATAATCCTGAACAGGAAAATGCAGGGACAAGAGAAGTTCCTTTCTCAAGAGAATTATATATCGAAAGAGAAGACTTTAAAGAAGAAGCGAACAATAAATTCTTCAGACTGAAATTAGGCGGAGAAGTTCGTTTAAAATCAGCGTATATCATCAAAGCAGAAAGAGTAGAGAAGGACGAAAACGGAGAGATCACTACCATTTATGCTACTTATGATGAAAAGAGCAAGTCTGGAAGCGGAACCGAAGAAAGCTTAAGAAAAGTAAAAGGTACGCTACACTGGGTATCAGCTACACATGCGATCCCGGTAGACGTAAGAATTTATGACAAACTTTTTACTGTTGAGCAGCCTGATGCAGAGAAGGATGTAGATTTCCTGAACTTCATCAATCCGGATTCAGTAACTATAATTCATGGATTTGCTGAGCCAGGTCTGAAAGAGGTAGCAATAGGAGAGCCGCTTCAGTTCCAGAGAATCGGGTACTTTACCAAAGACCAGGATTCTACGGATTCTAAGCTGGTATTTAACCGTACGGTAACATTGAAAGATTCTTTTAAACCGGAATAA
- a CDS encoding oleate hydratase translates to MSTINSKFDKVLNASEQFGKVNHEPDSSKEVQINTPEKTMPFSDQIGNYQRNKGIPLQSYENSKIYIVGSGIAGMSAAYYFIRDGRVPGKNIIFLDQLNVEGGSLDGAGNAKDGYIIRGGREMDMTYENLWDLFQDIPALELPAPYSVLDEYRLVNDNDPNYSKARLIHNQGQIQDFSKFGLEKKDQLAIVKLLLKKKEELDDLTIEDYFAESFLNSNFWFFWRSMFAFENWHSLLELKLYMHKFLHAIDGMKDFSCLVFPKYNQYDTYVTPLKNFLVEKGVQIQFNTMVKDLDIHINTEGKTVEGIITEQDGKEVKIPVGKEDYVIVTTGSMTESTFYGDNNTAPEITIDNSSTGQSAGWKLWKNMAAKSEVFGKPEKFCSNIEKSSWESATLTCRPSAFTEKLKELCVNDPYSGRTATGGIITITDSNWVMSFTCNRQPHFPTQPDDILVVWVYSLLMDKEGNYIKKAMPECTGNEILAELCYHLGMTDQLDNVIENTIVRTSFMPYITSMFMPRAQGDRPRVVPEGCKNLGLVGQFVETNNDVVFTMESSVRTARIAVYSLLNLNKQVPDINPLQYDIRHLLKATQALNDYKPFLGEGILRKVLKGSYFEHILVNRPEEKEEHESFLMEQVGRFQDWIKGVKG, encoded by the coding sequence ATGAGTACGATCAATTCAAAATTCGACAAAGTTTTAAATGCTTCTGAGCAGTTCGGAAAAGTAAACCACGAACCGGATTCCAGTAAAGAAGTTCAGATTAACACTCCGGAAAAGACGATGCCTTTTTCGGACCAAATCGGAAATTATCAACGTAATAAAGGAATTCCTTTACAATCCTATGAAAACAGTAAAATCTATATTGTAGGAAGTGGTATTGCAGGAATGTCTGCAGCTTATTACTTCATCCGGGATGGCCGTGTTCCGGGAAAAAATATTATTTTCCTTGATCAGCTTAATGTAGAAGGAGGATCACTGGATGGTGCCGGAAATGCAAAAGATGGCTATATCATCCGCGGCGGAAGGGAAATGGACATGACTTACGAAAATTTATGGGATCTGTTTCAGGATATTCCTGCTCTGGAACTTCCTGCTCCATACAGCGTACTGGACGAATACCGTCTGGTTAATGACAATGACCCGAACTATTCAAAAGCGAGACTGATTCATAATCAGGGACAGATCCAGGATTTCAGTAAATTCGGACTGGAGAAAAAAGATCAGCTGGCCATTGTGAAGCTTTTACTAAAGAAAAAAGAGGAGCTTGATGATCTTACGATTGAAGATTATTTTGCGGAATCTTTCCTTAACAGTAATTTCTGGTTTTTCTGGCGTTCTATGTTTGCTTTTGAAAACTGGCACAGCTTGCTGGAACTGAAACTGTATATGCACAAATTCCTGCATGCTATTGACGGAATGAAGGATTTCTCTTGTCTGGTATTTCCGAAATACAACCAGTATGATACGTATGTTACTCCTTTAAAAAACTTCCTTGTTGAAAAAGGAGTTCAGATACAGTTCAATACTATGGTAAAAGATCTGGATATCCATATCAATACAGAAGGAAAAACAGTGGAGGGGATTATCACAGAACAGGATGGTAAAGAAGTGAAAATTCCTGTCGGAAAAGAGGATTATGTGATTGTAACCACTGGATCTATGACAGAGAGTACTTTCTATGGGGATAATAATACAGCCCCGGAAATTACAATAGACAACAGCAGTACAGGACAGAGTGCGGGATGGAAACTATGGAAAAATATGGCAGCCAAATCAGAAGTCTTCGGAAAGCCTGAAAAGTTCTGTAGCAACATTGAAAAATCTTCATGGGAATCTGCTACACTGACATGCCGACCTTCTGCCTTTACTGAAAAATTAAAAGAATTATGTGTCAATGATCCTTATTCCGGAAGAACAGCAACCGGTGGTATCATCACCATCACAGACTCTAACTGGGTGATGAGTTTTACCTGTAACAGACAGCCGCATTTCCCAACACAGCCTGATGATATTTTAGTCGTATGGGTATATTCTCTTCTGATGGACAAAGAAGGAAATTACATCAAAAAAGCCATGCCTGAATGTACAGGAAATGAAATTCTTGCGGAACTTTGTTATCATTTAGGAATGACTGACCAGCTGGATAATGTGATAGAAAATACAATTGTCCGTACTTCTTTCATGCCGTATATTACGTCTATGTTTATGCCGAGAGCTCAGGGCGACCGTCCGAGAGTAGTCCCTGAAGGCTGTAAGAATTTAGGATTGGTGGGACAGTTTGTAGAAACGAATAATGATGTGGTATTTACAATGGAAAGCTCTGTAAGAACAGCAAGAATTGCAGTATACAGTCTTCTTAACCTCAACAAGCAGGTTCCGGATATTAATCCGTTACAGTATGACATCCGACATCTCTTAAAAGCGACACAAGCTCTGAATGATTATAAACCTTTCTTAGGGGAAGGTATTTTGAGAAAAGTATTAAAAGGAAGTTATTTTGAACATATTTTGGTCAACCGCCCTGAAGAAAAAGAAGAACACGAATCTTTTCTGATGGAACAGGTCGGCAGATTCCAGGATTGGATCAAAGGCGTAAAAGGATAA